A single genomic interval of Oceanithermus profundus DSM 14977 harbors:
- a CDS encoding ABC transporter permease, protein MFRFVGWEIVKMLHLRSVRLGLAAAFVLPIIWTLAPGLKQVYGLVLVSGWQVPSLALLAGMEFLYPFLIAMAAAEVLGSEISMGTLKPLLLRPLSRTRFIAAKLIAALAYPFMVLAASLLASILAGLPHGLGGFFGGTGLGEGGFAGVGFLSAGAAFAEVLRAYVFAALTLLPIAALSLMFAVWFSSTTAAALGAIATVLLMRLLIAFPGLKPLLLTTYLDLYLHPADWAMGLSLLFIYTVGFGLLAVLLFERKDV, encoded by the coding sequence ATGTTTAGGTTCGTCGGCTGGGAGATCGTCAAGATGCTGCACCTGCGCTCGGTGCGGCTGGGGCTGGCGGCCGCCTTCGTGCTGCCCATCATCTGGACGCTGGCGCCGGGGCTCAAGCAGGTCTACGGCCTGGTCCTGGTCTCGGGCTGGCAGGTGCCCTCGCTGGCCCTGCTCGCGGGAATGGAGTTCCTCTACCCCTTCCTCATCGCCATGGCCGCGGCCGAGGTGCTGGGCTCCGAGATCAGCATGGGCACGCTCAAACCCCTGCTGCTCAGGCCGCTCTCGCGCACCCGCTTCATCGCCGCCAAGCTGATCGCCGCGCTCGCCTACCCCTTCATGGTGCTGGCGGCGAGCCTGCTCGCCTCGATCCTCGCGGGCCTGCCCCACGGCCTGGGCGGCTTCTTCGGGGGCACCGGCCTGGGCGAGGGCGGCTTCGCCGGGGTGGGGTTTTTGAGCGCGGGCGCGGCCTTCGCCGAGGTGCTCCGGGCCTACGTCTTCGCCGCGCTCACGCTGCTGCCCATCGCCGCGCTGAGCCTGATGTTCGCGGTCTGGTTCAGCTCCACCACCGCCGCGGCGCTGGGGGCGATCGCCACGGTGCTGCTGATGCGGCTGCTCATCGCCTTCCCCGGCTTGAAGCCGCTCTTGCTGACCACCTACCTCGACCTCTACCTGCACCCCGCGGACTGGGCCATGGGGCTCAGCCTGCTCTTCATCTACACCGTCGGCTTCGGGCTGCTGGCGGTGCTGCTCTTCGAACGCAAGGACGTGTGA
- the moaC gene encoding cyclic pyranopterin monophosphate synthase MoaC has translation MGKLTHFEDGKPRMVDVSDKRATVRVARAEAAVKLTPEAAAALKEGGVGKGDPLVVAQLAGIMAAKKTSDLIPLCHPLPLSKVAVEVAFDEAAAKVRILAEAKTKAETGVEMEALTAASVAALTVYDMLKAASKGLEIEHVRLLYKSGGKSGTWERG, from the coding sequence GTGGGCAAGCTGACCCATTTCGAAGACGGAAAACCCCGGATGGTCGACGTTTCCGACAAGCGGGCCACGGTGCGCGTCGCGCGCGCCGAGGCCGCGGTGAAGCTGACCCCCGAGGCCGCGGCGGCCCTGAAGGAAGGCGGGGTCGGCAAGGGCGACCCGCTCGTGGTGGCCCAGCTGGCGGGCATCATGGCCGCCAAGAAGACGAGCGACCTGATCCCGCTCTGCCACCCCCTGCCCCTTTCCAAGGTCGCCGTCGAGGTGGCCTTCGACGAGGCCGCAGCAAAGGTGCGCATCCTCGCCGAGGCCAAGACCAAGGCCGAGACCGGCGTGGAAATGGAGGCGCTCACCGCCGCCAGCGTGGCGGCGCTGACCGTCTACGACATGCTCAAGGCGGCCAGCAAGGGCCTGGAGATCGAGCACGTGCGCCTGCTCTACAAGTCGGGCGGTAAGTCCGGCACCTGGGAACGCGGCTGA
- a CDS encoding GntR family transcriptional regulator, which translates to MRIERPNLVREAAYERLKRRILEGVLRPGARLSEPALAGALGVSRTPVREALQRLAQEGLVELRPGKGARVRVLSPREVEEVYEVRALIEGEAAARAAERCDEAGVRRLEAVLDALEAADPADYAAQIAADERFHAMLVAAGGNRVLEQVFHDLDTALALTRQFSRDLNQTPETRAQHRAIVAAIRAGDAAAARAAAEAHVQAFKATVARRIQEAPWT; encoded by the coding sequence GTGCGCATCGAACGCCCCAACCTGGTCCGGGAAGCCGCCTACGAACGGCTGAAGCGCCGCATCCTCGAAGGCGTGCTGCGGCCGGGGGCGCGGCTCAGCGAGCCCGCGCTCGCCGGGGCGCTGGGCGTGAGCCGCACCCCGGTGCGCGAGGCGCTGCAGCGCCTCGCGCAGGAAGGCCTGGTGGAGCTGCGGCCGGGCAAGGGGGCGCGGGTGCGGGTGCTCAGCCCCCGCGAGGTCGAGGAGGTCTACGAGGTGCGGGCGCTCATCGAGGGCGAGGCCGCGGCCCGCGCCGCGGAGCGCTGCGACGAAGCGGGCGTGCGCCGGCTCGAGGCCGTGCTGGACGCGCTCGAGGCGGCCGACCCCGCCGACTACGCCGCCCAGATCGCCGCCGACGAACGCTTCCACGCGATGCTGGTGGCCGCGGGCGGCAACCGCGTGCTCGAGCAGGTCTTCCACGACCTCGACACCGCGCTGGCCCTCACCCGCCAGTTCTCGCGCGACCTCAACCAGACCCCCGAGACCCGTGCGCAGCACCGCGCCATCGTCGCCGCCATCCGCGCCGGCGACGCCGCGGCCGCGCGCGCGGCCGCCGAGGCCCACGTGCAGGCTTTCAAGGCCACCGTGGCCCGGCGCATCCAGGAGGCCCCGTGGACCTAA
- a CDS encoding proline dehydrogenase family protein, giving the protein MDLNPLYRSLVLGVANQKWLERLVRTHGWRFARRYVAGHTLEEALDVVKRLEDQGIHALVDLLGEMVTSEEEAAAFTGEIVRLVQALGTLPYPRWISVKLTQLGLDLDRELARDHLRRILDAARKVDGVVQVDMEDSPRTDATLWVWRTLREEEGYENVGIVLQSYLKRSPADLQAILHLKPNLRVVKGAYKEPAEVAWQDRGKIREQFLELVRTNLAAGGHTATGTHEAALVEEVRAWAEAEGIPRERYEFQFLYGIRRELKQGLALQGYTVRDYLPYGEDWYPYFSRRLAERPENLLFVLRGMAQG; this is encoded by the coding sequence GTGGACCTAAACCCCCTCTACCGTTCGTTGGTGCTGGGCGTCGCGAACCAGAAGTGGCTCGAGCGCCTGGTGCGCACCCACGGCTGGCGCTTCGCCCGCCGCTACGTGGCCGGCCACACCCTCGAAGAAGCCCTGGACGTCGTGAAGCGGCTCGAAGACCAGGGCATCCACGCCCTGGTGGACCTGCTCGGCGAAATGGTGACGAGCGAGGAGGAGGCCGCGGCCTTCACCGGCGAGATCGTGCGGCTGGTGCAAGCGCTGGGCACACTGCCCTACCCCCGCTGGATCTCGGTCAAGCTGACCCAGCTGGGCCTCGACCTGGACCGCGAACTCGCCCGGGACCACCTGCGCCGGATCCTCGACGCCGCCCGCAAGGTGGACGGGGTCGTCCAGGTGGACATGGAAGACAGCCCCCGCACCGACGCCACCCTCTGGGTCTGGCGCACGCTGCGCGAGGAAGAGGGCTACGAGAACGTCGGCATCGTGCTGCAAAGCTACCTGAAGCGCAGCCCCGCCGACCTGCAGGCGATCCTGCACCTCAAGCCCAACCTGCGGGTGGTCAAGGGCGCCTACAAGGAGCCCGCCGAGGTGGCCTGGCAAGACCGGGGGAAGATCCGCGAGCAGTTCCTCGAGCTCGTGCGCACCAACCTGGCCGCCGGCGGCCACACCGCCACCGGCACCCACGAGGCGGCGCTGGTGGAGGAGGTGCGCGCCTGGGCCGAGGCCGAGGGGATCCCGCGCGAACGCTATGAGTTCCAGTTCCTCTACGGCATCCGCCGTGAGCTGAAGCAGGGCCTCGCCCTGCAGGGCTACACCGTGCGCGACTACCTGCCCTACGGCGAGGACTGGTACCCCTACTTCTCGCGCCGGCTCGCCGAGCGGCCCGAGAACTTGCTCTTCGTCCTGCGCGGCATGGCGCAGGGCTAG
- the pruA gene encoding L-glutamate gamma-semialdehyde dehydrogenase, which translates to MTVEPFKNEPILLFQDEAERKAMQAALAEVKAQLGRDYPLIIGGDKVVTGDWLPSHDPSDPARLVGRAAKAGPAEADAALEAAWKAFETWKRWPQEHRSRVLWKAAAIMRRRKFELAAWMVYEVGKNWVEAIADVAEAIDFLDYYGRIALNLKGPEAVPLHPYPGEDNEAFYIPLGAGVSISPWNFPIAIFTGMLAGPIAVGNTVVAKPAEDAVVVAYKVFEVLEEAGLPPGVANLLPGIGEEVGAHLVAHPDTRFITFTGSLEVGLIITETAAKRIPNQKWIKRVVTELGGKDAILVDETADLDLAAQHIVASAYGFSGQKCSAASRLIVVDKVHDLLMEKVTERSEKLVVGPAEENPDLGPVINAEQEAKVLKYIEIGKNEGQLVLGGEKLEGPGFFIAPTVFTGVDPHARIAQEEIFGPVLSTIRVKDFDEGLEVANATRYGLTGGVFSKSRERLERARYEFHVGNLYFNRKITGALVGVQPFGGFNLSGTDSKAGGPDYLHHFVQMKSVTERF; encoded by the coding sequence ATGACGGTTGAACCCTTCAAGAACGAGCCCATTCTGCTGTTTCAGGACGAGGCGGAGCGCAAGGCCATGCAGGCGGCGCTGGCCGAGGTGAAGGCCCAGCTGGGCCGCGACTACCCGCTCATCATCGGCGGCGACAAGGTGGTCACCGGCGACTGGCTGCCCTCGCACGACCCCTCCGACCCCGCCCGGCTGGTGGGGCGGGCGGCCAAGGCCGGCCCCGCAGAGGCCGACGCGGCGCTCGAGGCGGCCTGGAAGGCCTTCGAGACCTGGAAGCGCTGGCCCCAGGAGCACCGCTCGCGGGTGCTGTGGAAGGCCGCGGCCATCATGCGCCGGCGCAAGTTCGAGCTGGCCGCCTGGATGGTCTACGAGGTGGGCAAGAACTGGGTCGAGGCCATCGCCGACGTGGCCGAGGCCATCGACTTCCTCGACTACTACGGCCGCATCGCCCTGAACCTCAAGGGGCCCGAGGCGGTGCCCCTCCACCCCTACCCGGGTGAGGACAACGAGGCCTTCTACATTCCGCTGGGCGCCGGGGTCTCGATCAGCCCCTGGAACTTCCCCATCGCCATCTTCACCGGCATGCTCGCCGGGCCCATCGCGGTGGGCAACACCGTCGTGGCCAAGCCCGCCGAGGACGCGGTGGTGGTGGCCTACAAGGTTTTCGAGGTGCTCGAGGAGGCGGGGCTGCCCCCGGGCGTGGCCAACCTGCTCCCCGGCATCGGCGAGGAGGTGGGCGCCCACCTGGTGGCCCACCCCGACACCCGCTTCATCACCTTCACCGGCTCGCTCGAGGTCGGCCTGATCATCACCGAGACCGCCGCCAAACGCATCCCAAACCAGAAGTGGATCAAGCGCGTCGTCACCGAGCTGGGCGGCAAGGACGCCATCCTGGTGGACGAGACCGCCGATTTGGACCTGGCGGCGCAGCACATCGTCGCCAGCGCCTACGGCTTCTCGGGCCAGAAGTGCTCGGCGGCAAGCCGCCTGATCGTGGTGGACAAGGTCCACGACCTGCTCATGGAGAAGGTGACCGAGCGCAGCGAGAAGCTGGTCGTCGGCCCCGCCGAGGAGAACCCCGACCTGGGCCCGGTCATCAACGCCGAGCAGGAGGCCAAGGTACTCAAGTACATCGAGATCGGCAAGAACGAGGGCCAGCTCGTCCTCGGCGGCGAGAAGCTGGAGGGGCCGGGCTTCTTCATCGCCCCGACGGTCTTCACCGGCGTGGACCCGCACGCCCGCATCGCCCAGGAGGAGATCTTCGGGCCGGTCCTCTCGACCATCCGGGTCAAGGACTTCGACGAGGGGCTGGAGGTGGCCAACGCCACCCGCTACGGCCTCACCGGCGGCGTCTTCAGCAAGAGCCGCGAGCGGCTCGAGCGCGCCCGGTACGAGTTCCACGTGGGCAACCTCTACTTCAACCGCAAGATCACCGGCGCGCTGGTGGGCGTCCAGCCCTTCGGCGGCTTCAACCTCTCGGGCACCGACTCCAAAGCCGGCGGCCCCGACTACCTGCACCACTTCGTGCAGATGAAGTCGGTCACCGAGCGGTTCTAA
- a CDS encoding nucleotidyltransferase family protein: MAVKVDYRQELRSRLPELRARYGVKRLFLFGSRARGDARAESDLDLLVEFERVPTLFDLVRLERELADDLGVRVQVVTPGAIKPPLRPAVERDLVEV, from the coding sequence GTGGCCGTCAAGGTGGACTACCGCCAGGAGCTCAGAAGTCGGCTCCCCGAACTTCGCGCGCGCTACGGCGTGAAGCGGCTCTTCCTTTTCGGGTCGCGCGCCCGCGGCGACGCGCGCGCGGAAAGCGACCTCGACCTGCTGGTCGAGTTCGAGCGGGTTCCCACCCTCTTTGACCTCGTGCGGCTCGAGCGGGAACTCGCGGACGACCTGGGGGTTCGGGTGCAGGTGGTCACGCCCGGCGCGATCAAACCGCCGCTTAGACCCGCCGTGGAACGCGACCTCGTGGAGGTGTGA
- a CDS encoding HepT-like ribonuclease domain-containing protein, producing MRRRRGACPPNTARHPEIPWREMAGLRDKLIHDYLGVDASVVWATVKESLPELVSRIEPLLEER from the coding sequence TTGAGGAGACGGCGAGGCGCGTGCCCGCCGAATACCGCGCGCCACCCCGAAATTCCGTGGCGCGAGATGGCGGGCTTGCGCGACAAGCTGATCCACGACTACCTGGGCGTGGACGCCTCGGTGGTCTGGGCAACCGTAAAGGAAAGCCTACCCGAGCTGGTTTCCCGGATAGAACCGTTGTTGGAAGAGCGGTGA
- a CDS encoding CPBP family intramembrane glutamic endopeptidase: MPRARAFDPLSLALQGSLLLALWGLPAALLPADLGPGPRYLALVLLRYLLLGAALARERGCGAAFFLTRRNLRAALTDGLVFALAFVPVAWAYARLTLGGVYWLPLAELPATLAAALLLAALPEELAYRGLFLGTLARLEAPAWAQVAVTSALFAAQHVRYLLRGDPLTFTLVAAFGVIAAAMTLRRGNLAGAVIAHAAMNTLIFVFIGGRVSSL, translated from the coding sequence ATGCCGCGCGCCCGCGCTTTCGATCCGCTTTCCCTGGCGCTCCAGGGGTCGTTGCTCCTGGCGCTCTGGGGCCTGCCCGCAGCGCTGCTGCCCGCCGACCTGGGGCCGGGGCCGCGCTACCTGGCCCTCGTGCTGCTGCGCTACCTGCTGCTCGGGGCCGCGCTGGCTCGCGAGCGCGGGTGCGGGGCCGCGTTCTTCCTGACCCGCAGGAACCTGCGGGCCGCCCTCACCGACGGCCTCGTCTTCGCGCTGGCCTTCGTGCCCGTCGCCTGGGCCTACGCCCGGCTGACGCTCGGGGGCGTCTACTGGCTTCCCCTGGCCGAGCTTCCGGCCACCCTGGCGGCGGCGCTGCTGCTCGCCGCGCTGCCCGAGGAGCTGGCCTACCGCGGCCTCTTCCTCGGCACGTTGGCGCGCCTGGAGGCGCCCGCCTGGGCCCAGGTCGCCGTGACCTCGGCCCTCTTCGCCGCCCAGCACGTGCGCTACCTGCTGCGCGGCGACCCCCTCACCTTTACCCTCGTCGCTGCCTTCGGCGTCATCGCCGCGGCGATGACGCTGCGCCGCGGCAACCTCGCCGGTGCGGTGATCGCGCACGCTGCGATGAACACGCTGATCTTCGTCTTCATCGGCGGCCGGGTAAGCTCGCTTTGA
- a CDS encoding CBS domain-containing protein, producing MGLMEFARADVITLPPTATVTDAAALMADMNVGSVVVAEGLKPVGILTDRDIVVRVVRPGLDPDETPVFRVMTPEPLVLEEQMSLFEALEEVKHKGVRRYPIVDYEGNLVGIFTLDDVLQLLGLEMSAVARVVEGR from the coding sequence ATGGGACTCATGGAGTTCGCGCGGGCTGACGTGATCACCCTGCCGCCGACGGCGACCGTGACCGACGCGGCGGCGCTGATGGCCGACATGAACGTGGGCAGCGTGGTGGTCGCCGAGGGCCTGAAGCCGGTGGGCATCCTCACCGACCGCGACATCGTGGTGCGGGTGGTGCGTCCGGGGCTGGACCCCGACGAGACGCCGGTCTTCCGGGTGATGACGCCGGAACCGCTGGTGCTCGAGGAGCAGATGAGCCTCTTCGAGGCGCTCGAGGAGGTCAAGCACAAGGGGGTTCGCCGTTACCCGATCGTCGACTACGAAGGCAACCTCGTGGGCATCTTCACCCTCGACGACGTGCTGCAGCTTTTGGGTTTGGAGATGTCCGCCGTGGCGCGGGTGGTGGAGGGAAGATAA
- the dnaX gene encoding DNA polymerase III subunit gamma/tau, whose product MGALYRRARPATFDAVVGQEHVKDVLKSAIQKDRLAHAYLFSGPRGVGKTTTARLIAMSVGCAAEPENRPCGECENCRMVREDRHPDVVEIDAASNNSVEDVRELRERILLAPLVAPRKVIILDEAHMMSKSAFNALLKTLEEPPEHVIFIFATTEPERMPATILSRTQHFRFRRLSEEEIAGKLAAVLEAEGRRAEPEALRLIARMSGGAMRDAESILDRLLALDVDPITRQAAEEALGLPPAERVAAVAAALDSGEVDRAVAEAQRLFSEGYSARTLTEQLAQALQAGLYARLGLGEGPELASDPERLIAALTALDEHTEKLIRREDPFTLELGLLRVYAALHAAPAAPAARAPEPPPPRKTAPRAAPAKAAGPAPRAANPEPAPAAEKPAEAEDAAPPAAGEVDLTAAWRRVLGEVGIKVRAFLIEATPHLEDDALVLVYDEGHRFHHDRAREQQAVVEEVVRAVLGRGVRFELGKKNSVAPSPGPPTRPPAAPPPAQEAPEPAEAPAAPPEEAPPAAEASPAEEPPAPEPEPPPAKPRPQRGGRGSASPRSRRERKTREAAEPRFDKIELLDDPRFKKLQSLFKARLRQVWREPAEGEEVEDEAAGEA is encoded by the coding sequence GTGGGAGCCCTCTACCGCCGCGCCCGGCCCGCCACCTTCGACGCCGTGGTGGGCCAGGAACACGTCAAGGACGTGCTGAAGAGCGCGATCCAGAAGGACCGGCTGGCGCACGCCTACCTGTTCTCGGGTCCGCGCGGCGTGGGCAAGACCACGACCGCGCGCCTGATCGCGATGAGCGTGGGCTGCGCGGCCGAACCCGAAAACCGGCCCTGCGGCGAGTGCGAGAACTGCCGCATGGTGCGCGAGGACCGCCACCCCGACGTGGTGGAGATCGACGCGGCCAGCAACAACTCGGTGGAGGACGTGCGCGAGCTGCGCGAGCGGATCCTGCTCGCCCCGCTGGTCGCGCCCAGGAAGGTGATCATCCTCGACGAGGCGCACATGATGTCGAAGAGCGCCTTCAACGCCCTGCTCAAGACGCTCGAGGAGCCGCCCGAGCACGTGATCTTCATCTTCGCCACCACCGAGCCCGAGCGCATGCCCGCGACCATCCTCTCGCGCACCCAGCACTTCCGCTTCCGCCGCCTCAGCGAGGAGGAGATCGCCGGGAAGCTGGCCGCGGTGCTCGAGGCCGAGGGGCGCCGCGCCGAGCCCGAGGCCCTGCGCCTGATCGCGCGCATGAGCGGCGGCGCGATGCGCGACGCCGAGAGCATCCTCGACCGGTTGCTGGCGCTCGACGTCGACCCGATCACCCGCCAGGCCGCGGAAGAGGCCCTGGGGCTGCCCCCGGCCGAGCGCGTGGCCGCGGTGGCCGCGGCGCTCGACTCCGGCGAGGTGGACCGGGCGGTGGCGGAAGCCCAGCGGCTGTTTTCGGAGGGCTATTCGGCGCGGACGCTCACCGAGCAGCTCGCCCAGGCGCTGCAGGCGGGCCTCTACGCCCGGCTGGGGCTGGGCGAAGGGCCCGAGCTCGCGTCCGACCCCGAACGGCTGATCGCGGCGCTCACGGCGCTGGACGAGCACACCGAGAAGCTGATCCGACGCGAGGACCCGTTCACGCTCGAGCTGGGGCTCTTGCGCGTCTACGCCGCGCTGCACGCCGCACCCGCGGCCCCGGCGGCCCGGGCGCCCGAACCCCCGCCCCCCAGGAAGACCGCACCCCGGGCCGCCCCCGCCAAGGCGGCCGGGCCTGCGCCGCGGGCGGCGAACCCGGAGCCGGCGCCCGCAGCCGAAAAACCCGCGGAAGCAGAAGACGCCGCGCCCCCGGCGGCCGGAGAGGTCGACCTGACCGCGGCCTGGCGCCGGGTGCTGGGCGAGGTGGGCATCAAGGTGCGGGCCTTCCTGATCGAGGCCACCCCCCACCTCGAGGACGACGCGCTGGTGCTCGTCTACGACGAGGGGCACCGCTTCCACCACGACCGCGCCCGCGAGCAGCAGGCCGTCGTGGAAGAGGTCGTGCGGGCGGTGCTGGGCCGCGGGGTGCGCTTCGAACTGGGTAAAAAAAACTCGGTAGCGCCTAGCCCCGGCCCGCCGACGCGCCCGCCCGCCGCGCCCCCGCCGGCGCAGGAAGCGCCCGAGCCGGCGGAAGCGCCGGCGGCGCCCCCCGAAGAAGCCCCGCCCGCGGCGGAAGCGTCCCCGGCGGAAGAACCGCCCGCGCCGGAACCCGAACCGCCTCCAGCCAAGCCGCGCCCGCAGCGCGGGGGCCGCGGGTCGGCGTCCCCGCGGTCGCGCCGGGAGCGCAAAACGCGCGAGGCCGCGGAGCCCCGCTTCGACAAGATCGAGCTGCTCGACGACCCCCGCTTCAAGAAGCTGCAGAGCCTGTTCAAGGCGCGCCTGCGCCAGGTCTGGCGCGAGCCCGCGGAGGGGGAGGAAGTCGAAGACGAGGCCGCCGGCGAGGCCTGA
- a CDS encoding NAD-dependent epimerase/dehydratase family protein: MTYLVTGATGFIGGRLARRLLAAGHSVRVLARRPEAAASLEAAGARVHRGDLTRPETLQPAMDGVDGVFHVAAWYAIGAPAAAAEATNVQGTRHVLEAALELGVPKVVYTSTIAVYGDTRGRLVDEGYRYDGRRLGWASAYDRTKWLAHYEVARPLAEAGLPLVTVLPGLVYGPGDRSLIGDLLRRLVCGRTLAVPAETVYCWSHVDDAAHAHVLAMERGHPGEEYIVAGEPRRLVAVLRQARRWIGSSSRILPLPHAALRLLSRLARPFDARMPPVYTSEGLRVATVSYTADHAKARAELGYAPRPLREGLPPTLEALRDETRCATR, from the coding sequence ATGACCTACCTCGTCACCGGGGCCACCGGGTTCATCGGTGGCCGCCTGGCCCGCCGGCTGCTCGCCGCCGGCCACAGCGTGCGCGTCCTCGCCCGCCGCCCGGAGGCCGCGGCCTCCCTGGAAGCCGCCGGCGCCCGGGTCCACCGCGGCGACCTCACCCGGCCCGAAACCCTGCAGCCGGCCATGGACGGCGTGGACGGCGTCTTTCACGTCGCCGCCTGGTACGCCATCGGTGCCCCCGCCGCGGCGGCGGAAGCCACGAACGTTCAGGGAACCCGGCACGTGCTCGAGGCCGCACTCGAGCTGGGGGTGCCCAAGGTGGTGTACACCTCCACGATCGCCGTCTACGGCGACACCCGCGGGCGGCTCGTGGACGAGGGGTACCGCTACGACGGGCGCCGGCTCGGCTGGGCCAGCGCCTACGACCGCACGAAGTGGCTCGCCCACTACGAGGTGGCGCGCCCCCTGGCCGAGGCCGGGCTGCCCCTGGTCACCGTCCTGCCGGGGTTGGTCTACGGCCCCGGCGACCGCAGCCTGATCGGGGACCTGCTGCGCCGGCTCGTCTGCGGCCGCACGCTGGCGGTGCCGGCCGAGACGGTCTACTGCTGGTCCCACGTCGACGACGCGGCCCATGCCCACGTGCTGGCGATGGAGCGCGGCCACCCGGGCGAAGAGTACATCGTGGCCGGCGAACCCCGCAGGCTCGTGGCCGTCCTGCGCCAGGCCCGCCGCTGGATCGGCTCCTCCTCGCGCATTCTGCCACTGCCGCACGCGGCCCTGAGGCTGCTGAGCCGCCTCGCCCGCCCGTTCGACGCCCGGATGCCCCCGGTCTACACCTCCGAAGGCCTGCGGGTCGCCACGGTGAGCTACACGGCCGACCACGCCAAGGCGCGCGCCGAGCTGGGGTACGCCCCGCGGCCGCTGCGCGAGGGGTTGCCGCCGACCCTGGAAGCCCTGCGGGACGAAACGCGCTGCGCCACTCGGTAG
- a CDS encoding FAD-dependent oxidoreductase, whose product MSKRLVVIGGVAAGMSAAAKAKRSNPDLEVVAFEKSRYVSYGACGLPYYLAGWIDDVEKLVARTPEKFAKQGVKALVRHEVVEVDYEGRRVKVADLDGGREFWEPFDYLVVSTGARPVLPPIEGVHLPGVFTLRQLEDGETIMSALHRAQRTVIVGAGYVGLEVAEAFRARGKQVTVVELAERVLPAADPEVSALVHEELTKNGVQVVTGTEVESLTGLGRVQAVQTSAFEIPADLVLLAVGIRPNVGLATSFGVQTGPTGAIAVDEQLRTNLPDVWAAGDVAESVHLVTGEPYWLPLGDVANKHGRTAGTVIAGGRARFKGVVGSAITKIFDLAVAFTGLSEEDARKAGFDAGSVWIRSADRAHYYPDPHPLHVKLVYERGSGRLLGAQLVGHRNDALRVDVVAALLHRGGTVEDLRALDLAYAPPFSPVWDPLLVAANQAK is encoded by the coding sequence ATGAGCAAGCGTCTCGTCGTCATCGGTGGCGTGGCCGCGGGCATGAGCGCCGCGGCCAAGGCCAAGCGCAGCAACCCCGACCTCGAGGTCGTCGCCTTCGAAAAGTCGCGGTACGTTTCCTACGGCGCCTGCGGGCTGCCCTACTACCTGGCCGGCTGGATCGACGACGTGGAGAAGCTCGTGGCGCGCACGCCCGAGAAGTTCGCCAAGCAAGGGGTGAAGGCCCTGGTGCGGCACGAGGTCGTCGAGGTCGACTACGAGGGCCGGCGCGTCAAGGTGGCCGACCTGGACGGCGGCCGCGAGTTCTGGGAACCCTTCGACTACCTGGTCGTTAGCACCGGGGCGCGGCCGGTGCTGCCCCCGATCGAGGGGGTGCACCTCCCCGGCGTCTTCACCCTGCGCCAGCTCGAGGACGGCGAGACCATCATGAGCGCGCTGCACCGGGCCCAGCGCACGGTCATCGTGGGCGCCGGCTACGTGGGGCTCGAGGTGGCCGAAGCCTTCCGCGCCCGCGGCAAGCAGGTCACGGTCGTCGAGCTCGCCGAGCGCGTGCTGCCCGCCGCCGACCCCGAGGTGAGCGCCCTCGTGCACGAGGAGCTGACCAAGAACGGCGTCCAGGTCGTCACCGGCACCGAGGTGGAAAGCCTCACCGGCCTGGGCCGGGTGCAGGCGGTGCAGACCAGCGCCTTCGAGATCCCCGCCGACCTGGTGCTGCTGGCCGTGGGCATCCGCCCCAACGTGGGGCTGGCCACCTCGTTCGGGGTGCAGACCGGACCCACGGGCGCGATCGCCGTGGACGAGCAGCTGCGCACGAACCTGCCCGACGTCTGGGCCGCGGGCGACGTGGCCGAGAGCGTGCACCTCGTCACCGGCGAGCCCTACTGGCTGCCGCTCGGCGACGTGGCCAACAAGCACGGCCGCACCGCCGGCACCGTGATCGCCGGCGGCCGCGCGCGCTTCAAAGGCGTCGTCGGCAGCGCCATCACCAAGATCTTCGACCTCGCCGTCGCCTTCACCGGCCTCAGCGAAGAGGACGCCCGCAAGGCCGGCTTCGACGCGGGAAGCGTCTGGATCCGGTCGGCCGACCGCGCCCACTACTATCCGGACCCCCACCCCCTCCACGTCAAGCTCGTCTACGAGCGCGGCTCGGGCCGGCTTCTGGGGGCGCAGCTGGTGGGGCACAGGAACGACGCCCTGCGCGTCGACGTGGTGGCGGCCCTGCTGCACCGGGGCGGCACCGTCGAGGACCTGCGGGCCCTCGACCTGGCCTACGCGCCGCCCTTCAGCCCGGTCTGGGACCCGCTGCTCGTCGCCGCCAACCAGGCCAAGTAA